A single genomic interval of Malania oleifera isolate guangnan ecotype guangnan chromosome 13, ASM2987363v1, whole genome shotgun sequence harbors:
- the LOC131146914 gene encoding enolase, protein MATIKAVKARQIFDSRGNPTVEVDVTISDGTVCRAAVPSGASTGIYEALELRDGGSDYMGKGVFKAVENVNSIIGPALIGKDPTEQVKLDNFMVQQLDGTVNEWGWCKQKLGANAILAVSLAVCKAGASVKKIPLYQHIANLAGNKTLVLPVPAFNVINGGSHAGNKLAMQEFMILPVGASSFKEAMKMGAEVYHHLKAVIKKKYGQDATNVGDEGGFAPNIQENKEGLELLKTAIAKAGYTGKVVIGMDVAASEFYDSKDHTYDLNFKEENNDGSQKISGDSLKNVYKSFVNEYPIVSIEDPFDQDDWEHYAKMTAEIGTQVQIVGDDLLVTNPKRVEKAINEKSCNALLLKVNQIGSVTESIEAVKMSKRAGWGVMASHRSGETEDTFIADLSVGLATGQIKTGAPCRSERLAKYNQLLRIEEELGSAAVYAGEKFRTPVKPY, encoded by the exons ATGGCAACGATCAAGGCCGTGAAAGCTCGCCAGATCTTCGACAGCCGTGGAAACCCCACCGTAGAA GTCGATGTTACAATTTCTGATGGCACCGTATGTAGGGCTGCTGTTCCAAGTGGTGCTTCTACAG GAATCTATGAAGCTTTGGAATTGAGGGATGGAGGATCAGACTACATGGGGAAAGGGGTTTTTAAG GCCGTAGAGAATGTCAATTCGATTATTGGACCTGCTTTGATCGGCAAG GATCCAACAGAACAGGTTAAACTTGACAATTTCATGGTACAACAGCTTGATGGAACAGTTAATGAATGGGGTTGGTGCAAACAGAAG CTTGGAGCTAATGCAATATTGGCTGTGTCCCTTGCTGTCTGTAAAGCAGGAGCTAGTGTGAAAAAAATTCCCCTTTACCAG CACATTGCCAATCTTGCTGGGAACAAAACCTTAGTGCTCCCTGTACCTGCATTCAATGTCATCAATGGGGGTTCGCATGCCGGCAATAAACTGGCAATGCAG GAATTTATGATTCTCCCTGTTGGGGCATCTTCTTTCAAGGAAGCCATGAAGATGGGTGCAGAAGTGTATCATCATTTGAAG GCTGTTATTAAGAAAAAATATGGTCAGGATGCTACTAATGTTGGTGATGAAGGTGGCTTTGCTCCTAATATTCAG GAAAACAAAGAGGGCCTTGAATTGCTGAAGACGGCTATAGCAAAAGCTGGATATACTGGGAAA GTCGTTATTGGAATGGATGTTGCTGCTTCAGAGTTCTATGACAGCAAGGATCACACCTAtgatttgaatttcaaggaaGAG AACAATGATGGATCACAAAAAATATCAGGAGACAGTTTGAAAAATGTCTACAAGTCATTTGTGAATGAATACCCAATTGTCTCCATAGAAGACCCATTTGATCAGGATGACTGGGAGCACTATGCTAAGATGACTGCTGAAATTGGCACCCAAGTGCAGATTGTTGGTGATGATCTCCTTGTTACAAATCCTAAG CGTGTAGAGAAAGCAATCAATGAGAAGTCTTGCAATGCTCTTCTGTTGAAG GTGAATCAAATTGGTTCTGTGACTGAAAGCATTGAAGCGGTTAAAATGTCTAAGCGTGCTGGATGGGGTGTCATGGCAAGCCACCGAAG CGGTGAAACTGAGGATACTTTCATTGCTGACCTTTCAGTTGGCTTGGCTACG GGCCAGATTAAGACTGGTGCTCCTTGCAGATCTGAGCGCCTTGCTAAATACAATCAG CTTCTTAGGATCGAAGAAGAACTTGGATCTGCTGCAGTCTATGCTGGAGAAAAATTCCGAACACCAGTGAAGCCTTACTAA